The following proteins are encoded in a genomic region of Candidatus Poribacteria bacterium:
- the selA gene encoding L-seryl-tRNA(Sec) selenium transferase, with product MTTNNTKNLLQQLPAIEKLLNTQEMLDLQAIYTRDLVTDALRAVVADIRADILSGNQTQLPEHTEYAERTLQKLAAKTAPRMRPVVNATGTVTHTNLGRSLLSDVACEAIQQAAQNYVNLEYDIATGERGHRDRITEPLLQQLTGCEASTVVNNNAAAVLLALQTMARGKEVIVSRGELIEIGGAFRVPDVMAASGAILREVGTTNRTHLRDYAESINENTGLLLKVHPSNYKILGFTSTPSMEELTELGAKHGVPTMEDLGSGALVDMTLYGLPHEPLVGERIASGVDVVTFSGDKLLGGPQAGIIVGKAEWIEKMRKNPMMRALRVDKLIIAGLSATLQLYLTDSTTMAEQFPMLNRYTRPIEDLHALAKELKMQLETFFGEKVNIQVSETYGQIGSGALPVETLPSVALVLEPSEISAEMLAAQFRNATIPVIGRIKDGLFWLDLRTVYEREHAWIVETATQVAEGL from the coding sequence TTGACAACCAATAACACAAAAAACCTCCTACAGCAATTACCCGCCATCGAAAAGCTCCTGAACACCCAGGAGATGCTTGACTTGCAAGCCATCTACACGCGCGATCTCGTGACAGACGCACTGCGCGCCGTTGTCGCTGACATCCGAGCCGATATTCTAAGCGGAAACCAGACACAACTCCCAGAACACACGGAATACGCCGAACGGACACTCCAGAAACTTGCGGCGAAAACAGCCCCTCGCATGCGTCCCGTCGTCAATGCAACAGGCACGGTTACACATACCAACTTAGGCAGATCGTTGTTAAGCGACGTTGCGTGTGAAGCGATCCAGCAAGCCGCGCAAAACTATGTCAACCTCGAATACGACATTGCAACAGGTGAGCGAGGCCATCGGGATAGAATAACCGAACCGCTCTTACAGCAGCTGACAGGTTGTGAGGCATCTACAGTCGTTAACAATAATGCCGCCGCGGTTTTGCTCGCGCTGCAAACCATGGCACGCGGCAAAGAGGTGATCGTCTCACGCGGAGAACTCATCGAAATCGGTGGCGCGTTCCGAGTTCCTGACGTAATGGCAGCAAGCGGTGCAATCCTTCGAGAGGTAGGGACCACCAACCGAACTCATCTCCGAGATTACGCCGAGTCTATCAATGAAAATACGGGACTGCTGCTCAAGGTGCATCCGAGCAATTACAAAATCCTCGGTTTCACGTCAACGCCCTCGATGGAAGAATTGACGGAACTCGGTGCCAAGCACGGTGTCCCTACAATGGAGGATCTTGGCAGCGGTGCACTCGTTGATATGACACTATATGGACTTCCGCACGAACCCCTTGTCGGAGAACGCATCGCCAGTGGCGTGGATGTTGTCACTTTCAGCGGTGACAAACTGCTCGGTGGACCACAGGCAGGCATCATCGTCGGTAAAGCGGAATGGATCGAAAAGATGCGTAAAAATCCGATGATGCGCGCACTTCGGGTTGATAAACTCATTATTGCCGGTTTGTCAGCGACACTCCAACTCTACCTCACCGATAGCACCACCATGGCTGAACAGTTTCCGATGCTCAATCGCTATACGCGACCGATAGAAGATCTCCACGCCCTTGCAAAAGAACTTAAGATGCAACTGGAAACGTTCTTCGGGGAGAAGGTTAACATTCAGGTTTCGGAAACCTACGGACAAATCGGGAGCGGTGCCCTTCCCGTTGAGACCTTGCCGAGCGTCGCTCTCGTCCTTGAACCTTCCGAAATTTCCGCTGAAATGCTCGCAGCACAGTTCCGAAACGCCACAATCCCCGTCATCGGCAGAATCAAGGACGGTCTTTTTTGGCTGGATCTACGGACGGTTTATGAGAGAGAACACGCTTGGATCGTCGAAACCGCTACACAAGTCGCAGAAGGTTTATGA
- a CDS encoding DUF433 domain-containing protein, which yields MKPEQVINQDPEIHGGTPVFTGTRVPVKALIDHLKAGESLDYFLEGFPSVSREQAIAFLEFALAQTIRSYPR from the coding sequence ATGAAACCCGAGCAAGTGATAAACCAAGACCCCGAGATTCACGGCGGGACACCCGTATTTACGGGCACCCGTGTTCCGGTAAAAGCACTCATCGATCATCTAAAAGCCGGAGAAAGTCTTGACTATTTTCTTGAAGGATTCCCTTCTGTTTCCCGCGAGCAGGCAATCGCCTTTTTGGAATTTGCTTTGGCCCAAACAATCCGATCATACCCGCGGTAA
- a CDS encoding type II toxin-antitoxin system RelE/ParE family toxin, translated as MNSPTLYTIRLERQAERELRKLPRDVVQRINAALERLIHEPRPQGVVKLTGQTGSKWRIRVGAYRILYEINDQQAHVNVYRIKHRRNVYDR; from the coding sequence TTGAACTCACCGACGCTTTACACCATCCGTTTAGAACGTCAAGCAGAACGAGAATTACGGAAATTGCCCAGAGACGTTGTCCAACGTATTAATGCTGCCCTTGAGAGATTGATCCATGAACCCCGACCTCAAGGCGTTGTTAAACTAACAGGACAGACAGGTTCAAAGTGGCGAATACGGGTCGGGGCGTACCGAATTCTTTATGAAATAAACGATCAGCAGGCCCATGTTAATGTTTATCGAATCAAACATCGTAGGAATGTTTATGATCGATAG
- a CDS encoding tetratricopeptide repeat protein, with protein MRKIFFCVFLILLLNSAYLFSFGEPTLFYIFNVLLHVGLGVLLIIPFSIYLYRQLKRISRLGQVGSIGIVVGIISGSYLMIVGATTPYRWLLITHIVSISAGSVLLCIHLLRDHAFLTPLLKKINIGVLVVVVLFPIGAKLTQHYLPNETYLVENPALPPTSMYEEGGGTTGHFFPASVETETGALIPTDFFLTSETCATKGCHPDIYRQWNESAHHFSSFNNQWYRKSIVYMQEVNGIQPSKWCGGCHDPAILLNGVMDRPIRENLHTPAAQAGLACTACHSIEKVKDTMGNSGYVIKYPPLHDIAASENPIIRNLHNYLIRLDPEPHKKSFLKPFHRENTAEFCSTCHKVHLDEPVNNFRWVRGFNDYDQWQKSGVSHQGALSFYYPETAKKCVDCHMPLVASTDAGNINGKVHNHRFPAANTALPFVNQHPEQLKIVTEFLQNKVVTLDLFKDGTPIPSSGTEIARGKDTRIDVVVRTRGVGHRFPTGTIDAFDIWLEVKATDENGKVVFWNGRIAAPDGNGPVDPSAHFYRAYMLDAHGNLINKRNAWAMRTVLYSNTIPPGAADTVRYRLEIPPDCGDRLIVEAKLNYRKFNWWHTQWAYAGVRDPEDTDFQVDKGYDDGKWVWTGDTSDVAGKVKAIPNLPIIEMASAKTTLKVVGINPVPPPSELENARERWNDYGIGLLLQGDLKAAETAFLKVTEIEPTYLDGWVNVARARIEEGDMQGAEVMLEKAFEIQKTLPPENPHRAKVHYFYALVQETDGNYDAAIEHLQHAAAQFPRDTRVRNKLGRMHFLKRNYETALAEFQKTLTVDPEDLDAHYNMMRCYRALKNPSLAAQSQKLYLRFKADESVDAITGIPRRADPDVNRERQRIHEHTNSYEPLLNP; from the coding sequence ATGCGAAAAATTTTCTTCTGTGTCTTCCTCATCCTGCTGCTCAACAGCGCGTATCTGTTTAGCTTCGGTGAACCAACGCTTTTTTATATCTTCAACGTTCTACTCCACGTTGGACTTGGTGTTCTTCTAATAATTCCGTTCAGTATCTACCTCTACCGACAATTGAAACGAATCTCAAGACTCGGACAGGTAGGGAGTATTGGTATAGTTGTTGGCATCATCAGTGGCAGCTATCTGATGATTGTCGGTGCAACAACCCCCTATCGGTGGCTACTCATCACACACATCGTCAGTATAAGCGCGGGGAGTGTTCTTCTCTGCATTCACCTGCTGAGAGATCATGCCTTCCTTACGCCATTGCTGAAAAAGATAAACATCGGCGTGCTGGTTGTTGTCGTCCTTTTCCCGATAGGTGCGAAACTTACGCAACACTATCTGCCGAACGAAACCTATCTCGTCGAAAACCCCGCACTCCCTCCAACGAGTATGTACGAAGAAGGCGGCGGCACGACCGGGCACTTCTTTCCCGCATCCGTCGAAACAGAGACGGGTGCGCTGATTCCAACCGATTTCTTTCTCACATCGGAGACCTGCGCCACCAAGGGATGCCATCCAGACATCTATCGGCAGTGGAACGAATCCGCGCATCACTTCTCCTCCTTCAACAACCAGTGGTATCGTAAATCAATCGTCTATATGCAGGAGGTCAACGGCATTCAACCCTCTAAGTGGTGCGGCGGGTGCCATGATCCAGCAATCCTACTTAACGGCGTGATGGACAGACCTATTCGTGAAAACCTCCACACCCCTGCAGCGCAAGCAGGACTCGCCTGCACGGCGTGCCACTCCATCGAAAAAGTCAAAGACACAATGGGGAACAGTGGATACGTGATTAAATATCCACCACTGCACGACATTGCTGCCAGTGAGAATCCCATCATCCGCAATCTGCATAACTACCTCATCCGACTTGACCCGGAACCCCACAAAAAGAGTTTCCTCAAACCCTTCCATCGTGAAAACACGGCTGAGTTCTGTTCAACCTGCCATAAAGTGCATCTGGACGAACCGGTCAACAATTTTCGATGGGTACGCGGCTTCAACGACTATGATCAGTGGCAGAAAAGCGGTGTCTCTCACCAAGGCGCGTTGTCCTTCTATTATCCCGAAACGGCGAAAAAGTGCGTCGATTGTCACATGCCACTTGTCGCCTCTACAGATGCGGGGAATATCAATGGCAAGGTTCATAACCACCGTTTTCCGGCAGCAAACACGGCATTACCCTTTGTGAATCAACATCCAGAGCAACTCAAAATTGTAACAGAGTTTTTGCAGAATAAAGTAGTAACGTTGGATCTCTTCAAAGACGGCACACCGATTCCAAGCAGTGGGACTGAAATCGCACGAGGTAAAGACACGCGGATTGATGTCGTAGTCCGCACACGAGGTGTTGGACACCGTTTCCCCACTGGCACGATCGATGCCTTCGACATCTGGCTGGAGGTAAAAGCCACCGATGAAAACGGAAAAGTCGTTTTCTGGAACGGCAGAATCGCTGCGCCCGATGGAAACGGACCGGTCGATCCGAGCGCGCATTTTTACCGCGCCTATATGCTTGATGCACACGGCAACCTAATTAATAAACGAAACGCCTGGGCAATGCGAACTGTGCTCTATTCAAACACAATCCCACCCGGTGCCGCCGATACTGTCCGCTATCGGCTCGAAATCCCACCCGATTGTGGGGACCGTCTCATAGTGGAGGCGAAACTCAACTACCGTAAATTCAATTGGTGGCACACACAGTGGGCTTACGCCGGTGTGCGCGACCCAGAGGACACAGATTTTCAGGTAGATAAAGGTTACGATGACGGTAAATGGGTCTGGACGGGTGATACCTCAGATGTCGCGGGGAAAGTCAAGGCGATCCCGAACCTGCCAATTATCGAAATGGCATCCGCCAAAACAACTTTAAAGGTAGTAGGCATCAACCCTGTACCGCCCCCATCAGAGCTTGAAAACGCTCGCGAAAGGTGGAACGACTACGGCATCGGGCTTCTCCTGCAAGGCGACCTGAAAGCCGCAGAGACTGCATTCCTGAAGGTAACTGAGATAGAGCCAACATACCTCGATGGGTGGGTAAATGTAGCAAGAGCCCGAATTGAGGAAGGAGACATGCAAGGTGCAGAAGTAATGCTCGAAAAAGCATTTGAGATTCAGAAGACGCTACCCCCTGAAAATCCACATCGCGCAAAAGTCCACTACTTTTATGCCCTCGTTCAAGAAACGGATGGCAATTATGATGCAGCGATCGAACATCTCCAGCACGCCGCTGCGCAATTCCCACGCGACACGCGTGTTCGGAATAAACTTGGACGTATGCACTTCCTGAAACGCAACTACGAAACCGCGCTGGCTGAATTCCAGAAGACGCTCACTGTGGATCCAGAAGATTTGGACGCACACTACAACATGATGCGCTGTTACCGTGCGCTCAAGAACCCGTCACTCGCCGCCCAATCGCAAAAACTCTATCTACGTTTCAAGGCGGACGAGTCCGTCGATGCAATCACCGGTATTCCCCGCCGTGCAGATCCCGATGTCAATCGCGAACGCCAACGGATTCATGAACACACCAACAGTTATGAACCACTACTCAACCCCTGA